A genomic segment from Biomphalaria glabrata chromosome 16, xgBioGlab47.1, whole genome shotgun sequence encodes:
- the LOC106069200 gene encoding GTPase IMAP family member 7-like yields the protein MAEQDDLTKLTRHTITIKRPIKEIDLLLVGKTGHGKSSTGNTILGRNVFETSSNTTSLTKTPVYDVSRYRNYVIKVMDTPGVMDTSEIQDSIAASQLVMDQMKDAVILNPRGYHAFLLVYKFGIRFTKEEFESVRLLKQIFGESFVQRFCIVIVTCGDHFRTECKLKGLSFKRWRTDQQGYFKELRLECQDRVILFDNSSQRDAKTHNKQMKKLLKCVEHLNNDGNRYTDKHFHKAQKSRDFLLKETQMEKIDRGLEEVSVILGLYKSITDYGQKDRRENFQEICDDCETISQQFSENEVKLSTVKDFLNLISDIQTSSSNFAQKTEDIQKKLAINKQYLKQESQRIKSVLNAYTTVTTIGKVEGVNEKNLVSFTTRSEKVDGASNVNEGDQVLEDDGQIESEVKGESDDCISNLEEVTLRNKSSTISRKREDESKVLKDEVIKQFEPDGVMQRLIADERELQKQLKDIDSEIAVELRKHWNSHKLIQDKCDSLLVSRSACQII from the coding sequence AGGCCAATTAAAGAGATCGATCTCCTGCTGGTTGGTAAAACTGGTCATGGGAAAAGTTCCACAGGTAATACCATACTTGGAAGGAATGTGTTTGAAACCTCGAGCAATACGACATCTTTGACCAAGACACCTGTCTATGACGTGAGCAGGTACCGAAACTACGTCATCAAAGTCATGGACACGCCTGGTGTTATGGATACTTCAGAAATACAAGACTCAATAGCGGCCTCACAGCTTGTCATGGACCAAATGAAAGATGCTGTTATTTTGAATCCAAGAGGTTACCATGCCTTCTTGCTTGTCTATAAATTCGGTATTAGATTCACGAAAGAAGAATTTGAGTCAGTCAGATTGCTAAAACAAATATTCGGGGAAAGTTTTGTGCAAAGATTTTGCATTGTTATTGTAACTTGCGGTGACCATTTTCGAACAGAATGTAAACTAAAAGGCTTAAGTTTTAAGAGATGGAGGACTGACCAGCAAGGTTATTTTAAAGAGCTAAGACTCGAATGTCAAGATCGGGTCATTCTCTTTGACAATTCCTCTCAGCGTGATGCAAAAACacataacaaacaaatgaaaaagcttttaaaatgtgtagaACATTTAAACAATGACGGCAATCGCTACACTGACAAGCATTttcataaagcccaaaaaagtcGTGACTTTTTACTGAAGGAGACTCAAATGGAGAAGATTGATCGAGGATTGGAAGAAGTCAGCGTTATATTGGGCCTGTACAAGTCAATAACTGACTATGGCCAGAAGGATCGCAGAGAAAATTTTCAAGAAATCTGCGATGATTGTGAAACCATATCTCAGCAATTTTCAGAGAACGAAGTTAAATTGTCAACTGTTAAAGATTTTCTAAATCTAATTTCAGACATACAGACATCGAGCAGCAACTTCGCTCAAAAAACGGAAGATATTCAAAAGAAACTGGCCATAAATAAACAGTACCTTAAGCAAGAGTCTCAGCGAATAAAGAGCGTGTTAAATGCGTATACAACAGTTACAACTATTGGTAAAGTCGAAGGCGTTAACGAAAAAAATTTGGTTAGTTTTACTACGAGAAGTGAAAAGGTGGATGGGGCATCAAATGTCAATGAGGGGGATCAAGTCTTGGAAGACGATGGACAAATTGAGTCAGAGGTTAAAGGTGAAAGCGATGATTGTATCTCGAATTTAGAGGAGGTAACTCTAAGAAATAAAAGCAGCACAATAAGCAGAAAGCGGGAAGATGAATCTAAAGTGCTAAAAGATGAAGTTATTAAGCAATTTGAGCCTGACGGTGTCATGCAACGACTGATAGCTGATGAGAGAGAACTACAGAAGCAGCTGAAAGACATTGATTCTGAGATTGCGGTGGAGTTACGAAAACATTGGAACAGCCACAAATTAATTCAAGACAAATGTGACAGCCTTTTGGTGTCCAGGAGTGCATGTCAAATAATAtga